The proteins below are encoded in one region of Acidithiobacillus ferrooxidans ATCC 23270:
- a CDS encoding glycine zipper domain-containing protein, whose product MNTARWLMIAALPLTLAGCANNPYATNGTTANTAGGSLLGAVAGAVIGNQTGSPLAGAAIGAGLGGLAGYGLSHSQQQPAPQPGYYAAPQGNVPCPSGYVCTPTAPQYQQPPACPPGYTCSPQ is encoded by the coding sequence ATGAACACTGCACGCTGGTTAATGATTGCTGCACTGCCCCTGACGCTTGCGGGCTGCGCGAATAATCCCTACGCCACCAACGGCACTACGGCCAACACGGCGGGCGGTTCCCTGCTCGGCGCCGTCGCGGGCGCGGTCATCGGGAATCAAACCGGCTCGCCGCTGGCTGGTGCCGCCATCGGTGCCGGGCTGGGCGGACTCGCCGGTTACGGCCTCTCACACAGCCAGCAGCAGCCGGCGCCACAACCCGGCTATTATGCCGCGCCACAAGGTAACGTACCTTGCCCCTCCGGCTATGTGTGTACGCCAACGGCCCCGCAATACCAGCAGCCACCCGCCTGCCCGCCAGGATATACCTGCTCCCCGCAATAA
- the kch gene encoding voltage-gated potassium channel protein, with the protein MIRIPDVMRWSLRQRFFRFVAKARVVLNLDVWFPQIPMALAVGLLGGLAILNALPRLTRIFPELAGLAPSASLTQAPLLSALGTVPEAIVGIVLLLMAIGLLFRSRFSWAITLMLAAAMLAMLLHHYGFVWSGVVAYNAAILMALLVFRRHFAHTSVAAGTLFAAISILLLMSYAVLGSYVLGAGFSPPIMNLVNALYFSVVTMSTVGYGDIVPKSEDARIFVISIIILGITVFATSISAVVVPLVNGRMQRLLMGEKRRSHRSHYLIIGDNALAQNTYRALRARHLSALVLVPVHPERLWMATEDLMIGDATDLDVLRRAGAQYALGVLALRANDSENAFIILAARELGVSGKTVAAVQNAKHLERLRQIGVDLIISPEVLGGELLALALSGENLAGDVIIHKLFTAKAEGAEI; encoded by the coding sequence ATGATCAGAATCCCCGATGTGATGAGATGGTCACTGCGACAGCGGTTTTTTCGCTTCGTGGCCAAGGCGCGTGTGGTATTGAATCTGGATGTCTGGTTTCCACAGATTCCGATGGCGCTGGCCGTTGGGCTGTTGGGGGGGCTGGCGATCCTGAATGCATTGCCGCGCCTGACCCGGATCTTTCCGGAGCTTGCAGGCCTTGCCCCCTCCGCCAGCCTGACCCAGGCCCCGCTCTTGTCGGCACTGGGCACGGTACCCGAGGCGATTGTCGGTATCGTCCTGTTGCTGATGGCCATCGGGTTGTTGTTCCGCTCCCGCTTCTCCTGGGCCATTACTCTGATGCTGGCGGCCGCGATGCTGGCCATGTTGCTGCACCACTACGGTTTTGTGTGGAGTGGCGTCGTTGCCTACAATGCGGCGATTCTGATGGCTCTGCTGGTGTTCCGGCGCCATTTTGCGCATACGAGCGTGGCTGCGGGAACCCTGTTTGCGGCGATATCCATTTTGCTGCTGATGAGTTACGCGGTGCTGGGCAGTTACGTGCTGGGCGCGGGCTTTTCGCCGCCCATCATGAATCTGGTGAATGCCCTGTATTTCTCCGTGGTTACCATGTCCACCGTCGGGTATGGAGATATCGTGCCGAAAAGCGAAGACGCCCGGATTTTTGTCATCTCCATCATCATCCTGGGCATCACCGTTTTCGCAACCTCTATTTCCGCGGTTGTGGTACCGCTGGTAAACGGCAGGATGCAGCGTCTGCTCATGGGAGAGAAGCGGCGCAGTCACCGTAGTCACTATCTGATCATCGGGGATAACGCACTGGCCCAGAATACCTACCGCGCGCTGCGCGCCAGGCATTTGTCGGCACTGGTGCTGGTGCCCGTGCACCCGGAGCGACTCTGGATGGCCACGGAAGATCTCATGATCGGTGATGCAACGGACCTGGATGTATTGCGTAGGGCGGGAGCCCAGTATGCCCTGGGAGTGCTCGCATTGCGGGCGAATGACAGTGAAAATGCCTTTATCATTCTCGCGGCGAGAGAGTTGGGTGTTTCCGGGAAAACCGTGGCGGCGGTTCAGAACGCCAAGCATCTGGAACGTCTGCGACAGATCGGGGTCGACCTCATCATCTCTCCGGAAGTGTTGGGCGGGGAACTGCTGGCGCTGGCCCTGAGCGGTGAGAATCTGGCAGGAGATGTCATTATCCATAAATTGTTTACCGCGAAGGCGGAAGGAGCTGAGATTTGA
- a CDS encoding superinfection immunity protein codes for MSALIAISIAIFALIALGVAALFLHMVVWLLAAILGLLIYFIPSIIAAARHHEHFLWVLILNIVLGWSGIAWIALIVWAILGERREPPLRRLGADAFNPPAR; via the coding sequence TTGAGCGCGTTGATCGCCATAAGCATTGCCATATTTGCCTTGATTGCACTGGGCGTTGCGGCGCTGTTTTTGCACATGGTGGTATGGTTGCTGGCTGCCATACTCGGTCTGTTGATCTATTTTATCCCCAGCATCATCGCCGCCGCACGCCACCACGAGCATTTTCTATGGGTGCTGATATTGAACATCGTACTCGGCTGGTCGGGCATCGCCTGGATTGCTCTGATTGTCTGGGCCATTCTCGGCGAACGGAGGGAACCACCCCTGCGCAGGCTGGGCGCCGACGCCTTTAACCCTCCTGCTCGCTGA
- a CDS encoding porin, which yields MKSSKRSYGHKIIPLTVLALSPLAIGTGHASPLALPSPLTFQAGPLGTLNVQGVASGYAVWQDNKFAGSGNPGNKSASADISNGQVIIQKNSGLVQFYLQAGAYNVMSLGSNFVSTGTFTQNTFGALPVGYLEIAPTDNFNVQIGKLPTLIGAEYTFSYQNWNIERGLLWGQENAVNKGIQANYTMGPVTASVSWNDGFYSNRFNWMTGMLTWAINKQNSVFFQGGGNLGQTDYAYSSIATTPLQNNESIFDVGYTYTGANLVVTPYVQYTSVPASAIQALGAGTRKTSTLGAAILADYSLTDKISIAGRVEYISNSGNPNDGAANLTGFGPGSHAWSLTVTPTYQDGGFFARAELSYVTASMQSGTGFSGSNSLAQNQLRGMVETGFMF from the coding sequence ATGAAGAGTTCCAAAAGGAGTTATGGTCATAAAATCATTCCGCTGACTGTACTCGCCCTATCGCCGCTGGCGATCGGGACTGGTCATGCATCACCTCTGGCATTGCCCAGCCCCCTGACCTTCCAGGCCGGCCCTTTGGGCACGCTGAACGTGCAGGGCGTGGCCAGCGGCTACGCCGTCTGGCAGGACAACAAGTTCGCAGGATCAGGCAATCCCGGCAACAAATCTGCGTCCGCCGACATCAGCAACGGTCAGGTGATCATCCAGAAGAACTCCGGTCTGGTGCAGTTCTATCTGCAGGCAGGGGCCTATAACGTCATGAGCCTCGGGTCCAATTTTGTCTCCACCGGCACCTTCACCCAGAACACCTTCGGTGCCCTGCCCGTCGGTTATCTCGAAATTGCCCCCACCGATAACTTCAATGTCCAGATCGGCAAACTCCCGACCCTGATCGGCGCGGAATACACCTTCAGCTACCAGAACTGGAACATTGAGCGCGGCCTGCTCTGGGGCCAGGAGAATGCCGTCAACAAGGGCATCCAGGCCAATTACACCATGGGGCCGGTCACCGCCTCGGTATCCTGGAATGACGGCTTCTACTCGAATCGCTTCAACTGGATGACCGGCATGTTGACCTGGGCGATCAACAAACAGAACAGCGTGTTCTTCCAAGGTGGCGGGAATCTGGGACAGACCGATTATGCCTACTCCTCCATCGCCACTACACCGCTGCAGAATAACGAAAGCATCTTCGACGTGGGTTACACCTACACGGGCGCAAACCTCGTCGTTACGCCCTACGTGCAGTATACCAGCGTACCGGCCAGCGCCATTCAGGCGCTGGGTGCCGGCACCAGAAAGACCAGCACCCTCGGGGCCGCCATTCTTGCCGATTACAGCCTGACGGACAAAATATCCATCGCCGGGCGGGTGGAATACATCAGCAACTCCGGCAACCCCAACGATGGCGCCGCCAACCTCACCGGCTTCGGCCCCGGTTCCCATGCCTGGTCGCTGACCGTGACACCGACTTACCAGGACGGCGGCTTTTTCGCTCGGGCTGAGCTTTCTTATGTTACCGCGTCCATGCAGAGCGGCACTGGTTTCTCGGGTAGCAACAGCCTCGCCCAGAACCAACTCCGGGGCATGGTCGAAACCGGCTTCATGTTCTAA
- a CDS encoding septal ring lytic transglycosylase RlpA family protein has translation MRVRFHLRLLRLGAFGLGAAALAGCASMPDHVAGQPRNSYGSAMAGSGYSTGQDCFATTPDLNAAYNQPYEINGRWYHPLRGDADFSENGIASWYDRQSSSDVTAMGTAFHARQMTAASRTLPLPSCVRVTNLKNGRSIVVLVNDRGPFVSGRIMDMSYGAASRLGMLSRGTTPVHIQVIPSSPAPGAPLPRVLPVVQRTVPGTVPAPVPQAPAAIPIPAYTAPSTAHANARLTAVVDDTFASGPVRAMPAAARTVPPAHLPPHRETTAHTLGQWRQAPRSEQIYLETASPMHLQTAVRERSKLQDFGISTAQMVPVPSTTAGGLYKIKIGPMAPTAAPEDYAASLRRLRLGTFVVSEQEG, from the coding sequence ATGCGCGTACGGTTTCATCTGCGGCTTTTGAGGCTGGGGGCTTTTGGCCTTGGTGCCGCGGCATTAGCGGGTTGTGCGAGCATGCCTGATCATGTTGCGGGCCAGCCGCGCAATAGCTACGGTTCGGCCATGGCGGGCTCGGGATATTCCACCGGACAGGACTGCTTTGCCACCACGCCTGACCTGAATGCCGCCTACAACCAGCCTTACGAAATCAACGGTCGCTGGTACCATCCGCTGCGCGGTGACGCGGATTTCTCTGAAAATGGCATCGCCTCCTGGTACGACCGGCAGTCGTCCAGCGACGTGACCGCCATGGGTACCGCCTTCCACGCCCGGCAAATGACTGCCGCGAGCCGGACATTGCCACTACCTTCATGCGTGCGCGTCACCAACCTGAAGAACGGGCGCAGCATCGTCGTCCTGGTGAATGATCGCGGCCCCTTCGTGAGCGGCCGTATCATGGATATGTCCTATGGTGCCGCCAGCCGGTTGGGCATGCTCAGCCGAGGCACGACACCGGTACATATTCAGGTGATTCCCAGCAGTCCGGCACCTGGCGCACCGTTGCCCAGGGTACTGCCCGTGGTCCAACGCACCGTGCCCGGAACGGTACCCGCACCGGTCCCGCAAGCACCGGCGGCGATACCGATACCCGCCTATACCGCTCCCTCCACTGCCCATGCCAATGCCAGGCTGACGGCGGTTGTGGACGATACGTTTGCCAGCGGTCCGGTTCGCGCCATGCCTGCCGCCGCCCGCACGGTCCCGCCCGCTCACCTTCCACCACATAGGGAGACCACCGCCCATACTTTGGGACAGTGGCGGCAGGCACCGCGATCTGAGCAAATCTATCTGGAAACAGCAAGCCCCATGCATCTGCAGACCGCGGTTCGTGAGCGCAGCAAACTGCAGGATTTCGGCATAAGCACCGCGCAGATGGTGCCGGTACCCTCCACGACCGCGGGCGGGCTGTATAAGATCAAGATCGGTCCCATGGCCCCCACCGCCGCCCCGGAGGACTACGCGGCCAGCCTGCGACGCCTGCGCCTCGGGACCTTTGTGGTCAGCGAGCAGGAGGGTTAA
- the glnK gene encoding P-II family nitrogen regulator: MKLITAIVKPFKLDDVREALSAVGIQGLTVTEVKGFGRQKGHTELYRGAEYVVDFLPKVKIEAVISDDAVDQAVEAIEKGARTGKIGDGKIFVSEVLETIRIRTGESGNDAL; encoded by the coding sequence ATGAAATTGATTACTGCCATAGTTAAGCCCTTCAAGCTCGATGATGTCCGTGAGGCATTGTCGGCAGTCGGGATCCAGGGCCTCACGGTCACCGAAGTCAAAGGCTTCGGTCGCCAGAAAGGTCATACCGAACTCTACCGCGGCGCGGAATACGTGGTGGATTTTCTCCCCAAGGTCAAAATCGAGGCGGTAATCAGCGATGACGCCGTCGACCAGGCCGTTGAAGCCATCGAAAAAGGTGCCCGCACCGGCAAGATTGGTGACGGTAAAATCTTCGTCTCCGAAGTGCTGGAGACCATCCGTATTCGCACCGGAGAATCCGGTAATGATGCACTGTAA
- a CDS encoding type 1 glutamine amidotransferase, whose product MTKILVLQHHPEEGLGSLHNILAAEGHQTDVHRLDLGVPAPDDLADYGALIIMGGPMSVHDTDRYPWLLTEQRIIRRAVVEELPVLGHCLGGQLIAQAMGGEVTPNPDGPEIGWWPVTKTPEAMGSTWFTELPDTFTLFHWHGETFSLPSGAVPLLSSDLCAQQAFAIGKHCLALQGHPEVTPTTVQAWTESMADDLQQAGAGVQSRQTIHDHLERRCEALLASAAAIYRPWLEQLR is encoded by the coding sequence ATGACCAAGATTCTTGTTTTACAGCATCATCCGGAAGAAGGGCTGGGAAGCCTGCACAATATTCTTGCGGCAGAGGGGCATCAAACGGACGTACACCGCCTCGATCTGGGCGTGCCGGCTCCCGATGACCTGGCCGACTATGGCGCCTTGATCATCATGGGTGGACCCATGAGCGTCCACGATACGGACCGGTACCCGTGGCTGCTCACCGAGCAACGAATCATTCGTCGGGCAGTGGTCGAAGAACTCCCCGTCCTGGGACACTGCCTCGGCGGGCAACTGATTGCCCAAGCGATGGGCGGCGAGGTGACCCCTAATCCGGATGGCCCGGAGATCGGCTGGTGGCCCGTCACCAAGACCCCCGAAGCAATGGGCAGCACCTGGTTCACGGAGCTTCCCGACACGTTTACGCTCTTTCACTGGCACGGCGAAACCTTTTCCCTGCCATCCGGTGCAGTGCCCCTGCTTTCCAGCGACCTCTGCGCCCAGCAGGCCTTTGCCATCGGCAAGCACTGCCTGGCGCTTCAAGGCCACCCGGAAGTCACCCCCACCACGGTGCAAGCCTGGACCGAAAGCATGGCGGATGACTTGCAACAAGCCGGTGCGGGCGTACAGAGCCGCCAGACCATTCACGACCATCTGGAGCGCCGATGTGAAGCATTGCTGGCCAGCGCTGCGGCCATCTACCGCCCGTGGTTGGAGCAGTTGCGCTGA
- a CDS encoding ammonium transporter yields the protein MSVAWLNTGDNAWQLTAATVVGLQSVPGLVVLYAGIVKKKWAVNSAFMAFYAFAAVLIAWVLWAYNMGFGNQWFPFVGTPHPIISMQDELKQALIPASNTSAAFPMSTMVYFQFVFAAITLVIMAGAVLGRMSFRAWMIFVPLWLTFSYTVGAFSLWGGGFLSSLGVIDYSGGYVIHLSAGVAGFVAAAVIGPRLARDRENFQPNNVLLMLVGAGILWLGWNGFNGGDPYAASRDAGAAVLNTNIATAVSVIVWTIMDIFYFKKPSVIGAVQGMITGLVAITPAAGVVDGWGAIAIGISSGVIPWLSMNLLGKTALFRKVDDTLGVFHTHAVAGLLGGVMTGLLATKAGCAAFSLSTPGGAIEGNWHQVWLQLVGAAFIIVLNIVVTYILLKLISLVVPLRMSEEELLIGDDAVHGEEAYAFFGDGERRPVTGD from the coding sequence ATGTCAGTAGCTTGGCTTAATACCGGCGACAATGCGTGGCAGCTTACCGCAGCGACTGTCGTTGGCTTGCAGAGTGTTCCCGGGCTCGTCGTCCTGTACGCGGGCATCGTCAAGAAGAAGTGGGCCGTCAACTCCGCTTTTATGGCCTTTTACGCCTTTGCCGCAGTACTGATCGCATGGGTCCTCTGGGCTTATAACATGGGCTTCGGCAATCAATGGTTCCCTTTCGTCGGTACGCCGCATCCCATCATCAGTATGCAGGATGAGCTCAAACAGGCCCTGATTCCGGCCTCCAACACCAGCGCCGCCTTTCCCATGTCCACCATGGTATATTTCCAGTTTGTCTTTGCCGCCATTACTCTGGTGATTATGGCCGGCGCCGTATTGGGACGGATGAGCTTCAGGGCATGGATGATTTTCGTTCCCTTATGGCTCACCTTCTCCTATACCGTTGGTGCCTTCAGTTTGTGGGGTGGCGGTTTCCTCTCCAGCCTCGGCGTCATTGATTACTCCGGTGGTTATGTCATTCATCTCTCCGCAGGTGTCGCGGGCTTTGTGGCGGCCGCGGTGATTGGACCACGCCTCGCGCGTGACCGCGAAAACTTCCAGCCCAACAACGTACTGCTGATGTTGGTCGGTGCCGGTATCCTCTGGCTCGGCTGGAACGGTTTCAACGGTGGTGATCCCTACGCCGCCAGCCGCGATGCGGGTGCGGCGGTACTGAACACCAATATCGCCACGGCGGTCAGTGTCATTGTCTGGACCATCATGGACATCTTCTACTTCAAGAAGCCATCTGTCATTGGTGCCGTGCAGGGCATGATCACCGGGCTGGTGGCTATCACCCCGGCGGCGGGCGTGGTCGATGGCTGGGGTGCGATTGCCATCGGCATCAGCTCCGGCGTCATCCCCTGGCTCAGCATGAACCTGCTTGGCAAAACCGCACTGTTCCGCAAGGTGGATGATACCCTGGGGGTCTTCCATACCCATGCCGTGGCGGGTCTCCTCGGTGGTGTGATGACCGGTTTACTGGCAACCAAGGCGGGTTGTGCAGCCTTCAGCCTGAGCACTCCGGGCGGCGCCATCGAGGGCAACTGGCATCAGGTCTGGCTACAACTCGTCGGTGCGGCATTCATCATCGTGCTGAACATCGTAGTGACGTACATTCTGCTCAAGCTCATCAGCCTGGTCGTGCCTCTGCGCATGTCGGAAGAAGAACTGCTGATCGGCGACGATGCGGTGCATGGCGAGGAAGCCTACGCCTTCTTCGGTGACGGCGAACGCCGGCCGGTGACTGGTGACTGA
- a CDS encoding D-alanyl-D-alanine carboxypeptidase family protein, translating to MKSPNILALVALLVWGGANAATPDLPPLPTLPPPPPMPAPQLTGIQGAVLLDVNSGQVLVAENAEKPLNPSGLVKLMTAYVMYQAEKQGLVPPQRPVHVSNEAWHAQGSRMFIQPHLPVTMTQLEHGLLIDGGNDAAVAIAQTVAGSVGGFVDLMNHDAAAMGLQHTHFTNPDGLPQPGQTSTALDIARLSKRLIQAYPHVLQVAGKVSYTYNHITQYNYNPLAGQENINGLGVGLAAKNSWNLDVSATRGGRTLVAVVLGAPSRSAAGSDASALLDYGWNGWQNLPLYKAGQVVAQIRHVDWSPEVVEGVTTRAVVVSEPKQQQGVRLNTRFIPAAGLKAPIRAGAPIGTLSVRWHGRILQSVPVVARSDVQPAGWFTRLLHEGESWL from the coding sequence ATGAAATCGCCAAACATTCTGGCCCTCGTGGCGCTGCTTGTGTGGGGGGGTGCCAACGCGGCGACCCCGGATTTACCCCCATTGCCAACCCTGCCCCCGCCACCACCCATGCCGGCGCCACAACTGACGGGCATACAGGGCGCGGTCCTCCTGGATGTGAACAGCGGTCAGGTACTGGTGGCGGAGAACGCCGAAAAACCCCTCAACCCTTCCGGGCTGGTCAAGTTGATGACGGCCTACGTCATGTATCAGGCGGAAAAGCAGGGACTGGTGCCGCCGCAGCGGCCGGTTCATGTCTCCAACGAGGCCTGGCATGCGCAGGGTTCGCGCATGTTTATTCAACCCCACCTGCCGGTGACCATGACCCAACTGGAGCATGGCCTGTTGATTGACGGGGGGAATGATGCGGCTGTCGCCATCGCTCAAACGGTGGCCGGCAGCGTCGGTGGTTTCGTCGATCTGATGAATCATGATGCGGCGGCGATGGGGCTGCAACACACCCACTTTACCAACCCCGATGGCTTGCCCCAGCCGGGCCAGACGAGTACAGCGCTGGACATCGCGCGACTCTCGAAACGCTTGATCCAGGCGTATCCGCACGTGTTACAGGTGGCGGGGAAGGTCTCTTACACTTACAACCATATCACCCAGTACAACTACAACCCGCTTGCCGGTCAGGAAAACATCAATGGTCTGGGTGTCGGCCTGGCGGCAAAGAACAGTTGGAATCTGGATGTCAGCGCGACCCGCGGCGGACGCACCCTGGTGGCCGTCGTGCTGGGGGCGCCTTCACGCAGTGCGGCGGGCAGTGATGCGAGCGCGCTGCTGGATTACGGCTGGAACGGCTGGCAGAATCTTCCGTTGTATAAGGCCGGACAGGTGGTCGCGCAAATCCGTCATGTGGACTGGAGTCCGGAAGTGGTGGAGGGGGTGACCACCCGCGCCGTCGTGGTGTCTGAACCCAAACAGCAACAGGGTGTCAGGCTGAACACGCGGTTTATTCCCGCCGCCGGTCTCAAGGCGCCGATTCGCGCCGGTGCACCCATCGGTACCCTGTCTGTCCGTTGGCACGGCCGTATCCTGCAGAGTGTGCCGGTGGTTGCACGGAGCGACGTGCAGCCGGCGGGATGGTTCACCCGCCTGTTACACGAAGGAGAATCCTGGCTGTGA
- the pgi gene encoding glucose-6-phosphate isomerase: MSAPLNTSSVWRDLQQHRQSWEGVTLRQLFQDDPQRARNFSAEACGLYLDYSKHLINPETLRLLITLARARHLEERRAAMFAGERINRTEGRAAFHVALRAPKGHVMRTAGVDVVPEVHKVLDHMAAFTRSIHDGTWRGATGQPIRKIINIGIGGSYLGPEMAWKALRPYRHPGMELGFIANVDGATFTDVTAHLDPAETLFIVSSKTFTTLETMTNAQQARHWVTSALGEAAVARHFVAVSTNVEAVEAFGMDTGHMFGFWDWVGGRYSMDSAIGLSTMLGVGVEHFTAMLAGFHAMDNHFQTAPLEQNLPVLMGLLALWYNNFWGAQTLAILPYAHDLARFPAYLQQLQMESNGKGVDEDGQPVAVDTGAIIWGEPGTDGQHSFYQLIHQGTRLIPCDFIGFCQPLSPLAEQHELLMANLIAQAEALAFGKAAEELRAEGVAEALVPFRVFPGNRPSSVLLGDRLDPHTLGALVALYEHSVFTQGVIWGIDSFDQWGVELGKALAQRIVAELQSTARHPHDASTATLLQRYLQRRGG, from the coding sequence GTGTCCGCACCCTTGAATACCTCATCCGTCTGGCGGGATTTACAGCAGCATCGGCAAAGTTGGGAGGGCGTGACCCTGCGTCAGCTCTTTCAGGACGACCCGCAGCGCGCCCGGAATTTTTCCGCCGAGGCCTGCGGCCTTTATCTCGATTATTCCAAACACCTCATCAACCCGGAGACCTTGCGTCTGCTGATCACCCTGGCGCGGGCGCGGCACCTGGAAGAACGCCGTGCGGCGATGTTCGCGGGTGAACGGATCAATCGCACGGAGGGGCGGGCGGCTTTTCATGTGGCTCTGCGCGCACCCAAAGGCCATGTCATGCGCACGGCGGGGGTGGATGTGGTGCCAGAAGTCCATAAGGTACTGGACCACATGGCCGCCTTCACCCGATCCATCCACGATGGCACCTGGCGAGGGGCGACCGGTCAGCCCATTCGCAAGATCATCAATATTGGGATTGGCGGCTCCTACCTGGGGCCGGAAATGGCCTGGAAGGCTCTGCGCCCGTATCGTCACCCCGGCATGGAGCTGGGTTTCATCGCCAATGTGGATGGCGCGACTTTTACCGACGTTACGGCGCATCTGGACCCTGCCGAAACCTTGTTCATCGTCTCTTCCAAAACCTTCACCACCCTGGAGACCATGACCAACGCCCAACAGGCCCGCCATTGGGTTACCTCGGCCTTGGGCGAGGCGGCCGTGGCCCGGCACTTCGTCGCCGTATCCACCAATGTCGAAGCTGTCGAGGCCTTCGGGATGGATACCGGACACATGTTCGGTTTCTGGGATTGGGTCGGCGGGCGTTATTCCATGGATTCGGCCATCGGCCTGTCCACCATGCTGGGGGTGGGGGTTGAGCATTTCACCGCCATGCTGGCGGGTTTCCATGCCATGGATAACCACTTTCAGACGGCGCCCCTGGAGCAGAACCTGCCGGTGCTCATGGGTTTGCTGGCGCTCTGGTATAACAATTTCTGGGGTGCCCAGACCCTGGCCATATTGCCCTATGCCCATGATCTGGCGCGTTTCCCCGCTTATCTTCAGCAACTGCAGATGGAAAGCAACGGCAAGGGCGTGGATGAGGATGGTCAACCGGTTGCGGTCGATACGGGCGCCATTATCTGGGGTGAGCCCGGCACCGACGGGCAGCATTCCTTCTATCAATTGATTCATCAGGGTACGCGGCTGATTCCCTGTGATTTCATCGGCTTTTGTCAGCCACTCAGTCCGTTGGCCGAACAGCACGAGTTGCTGATGGCTAACCTCATCGCCCAGGCCGAGGCGCTGGCCTTTGGCAAGGCGGCGGAGGAATTGCGTGCCGAAGGGGTGGCCGAGGCGTTGGTGCCATTCCGCGTTTTCCCCGGCAACCGGCCCAGCAGCGTCCTTCTGGGGGATCGTCTCGACCCCCATACTCTGGGGGCGCTCGTCGCACTTTACGAGCACAGCGTCTTTACCCAGGGGGTTATCTGGGGTATCGACTCGTTTGATCAGTGGGGCGTGGAGTTGGGCAAGGCGTTGGCGCAGCGGATCGTGGCGGAACTGCAGAGTACGGCCCGCCATCCCCACGATGCCTCGACTGCCACATTGCTGCAGCGCTATCTGCAGCGCCGGGGTGGCTGA